One window of Papaver somniferum cultivar HN1 chromosome 9, ASM357369v1, whole genome shotgun sequence genomic DNA carries:
- the LOC113313199 gene encoding mitochondrial fission 1 protein A-like isoform X2 produces MDLEGVVGRFAGMVVASLIREDNFPLYDVMIHDYKEDLKNYPANTQTDVINDCILKLCRALVHSTGKENVKEGIQKLEDGYRGVLGVLSPLQKREMLYLLAVAYYRDGDYSRSLSYLNQCLEVAPHFNQALTLKKKFGSVLWFLIGGPHQYYLDMILDCERDIAEAGDDAPDEVKNENIIKLSWALVHTRQPEDVQRGIALLDASLETGGLRELTRSRPSQLQIRDMLYIRSLGHYINRDFMKSMNDVCQCLDAPGFWQGWYLRRTLLNRTETDGLLGALFFYAASAAVPAIMKARSLRKT; encoded by the exons ATGGACCTGGAAGGAGTGGTTGGAAGGTTTGCCGGCATGGTTGTGGCGTCTCTGATCAGGGAAGATAACTTCCCATTATATGATGTTATGATTCAT GATTATAAAGAAGATCTCAAAAACTACCCAGCGAATACTCAAACGGATGTTATTAATGATTGCATCCTGAAGTTGTGCCGGGCTCTTGTTCACTCAACAGGCAAAGAAAATGTCAAGGAAGGAATACAAAAGCTTGAAG ACGGTTATAGGGGCGTACTGGGTGTACTTAGCCCACTTCAAAAGAGGGAAATGCTTTATCTTCTCGCAGTTGCATATTACAGAGATGGTGACTATTCAAGGAGCTTATCTTACTTGAATCAGTGTTTGGAG GTTGCACCACACTTCAACCAAGCTTTGACCCTGAAGAAAAAATTCGGATCGGTTCTCTGGTTTCTCATTGGGGGACCTCACCAATATTATCTTGATATGATTCTT GATTGTGAGAGAGATATCGCAGAGGCCGGAGATGATGCTCCAGATGAGGTTAAGAATGAAAACATCATCAAGTTGTCCTGGGCTCTTGTTCACACAAGACAACCAGAAGATGTCCAGCGAGGAATAGCTTTGCTCGATG CCTCTCTTGAGACAGGTGGACTGAGGGAACTTACGAGAAGTCGACCGAGCCAACTTCAGATCAGGGATATGCTTTATATTCGCTCACTTGGACATTACATAAATCGTGACTTTATGAAGAGCATGAACGACGTGTGTCAATGTTTG GATGCACCGGGATTCTGGCAAGGTTGGTACCTGAGGCGAACATTATTAAATCGGACCGAAACAG ACGGATTACTCGGCGCTCTCTTTTTTTATGCTGCCAGTGCAGCTGTGCCGGCTATTATGAAAGCAAGATCGCTTCGTAAGACATGA
- the LOC113313199 gene encoding mitochondrial fission 1 protein A-like isoform X1 produces the protein MDLEGVVGRFAGMVVASLIREDNFPLYDVMIHDYKEDLKNYPANTQTDVINDCILKLCRALVHSTGKENVKEGIQKLEDGYRGVLGVLSPLQKREMLYLLAVAYYRDGDYSRSLSYLNQCLEVAPHFNQALTLKKKFGSVLWFLIGGPHQYYLDMILDCERDIAEAGDDAPDEVKNENIIKLSWALVHTRQPEDVQRGIALLDASLETGGLRELTRSRPSQLQIRDMLYIRSLGHYINRDFMKSMNDVCQCLVDAPGFWQGWYLRRTLLNRTETDGLLGALFFYAASAAVPAIMKARSLRKT, from the exons ATGGACCTGGAAGGAGTGGTTGGAAGGTTTGCCGGCATGGTTGTGGCGTCTCTGATCAGGGAAGATAACTTCCCATTATATGATGTTATGATTCAT GATTATAAAGAAGATCTCAAAAACTACCCAGCGAATACTCAAACGGATGTTATTAATGATTGCATCCTGAAGTTGTGCCGGGCTCTTGTTCACTCAACAGGCAAAGAAAATGTCAAGGAAGGAATACAAAAGCTTGAAG ACGGTTATAGGGGCGTACTGGGTGTACTTAGCCCACTTCAAAAGAGGGAAATGCTTTATCTTCTCGCAGTTGCATATTACAGAGATGGTGACTATTCAAGGAGCTTATCTTACTTGAATCAGTGTTTGGAG GTTGCACCACACTTCAACCAAGCTTTGACCCTGAAGAAAAAATTCGGATCGGTTCTCTGGTTTCTCATTGGGGGACCTCACCAATATTATCTTGATATGATTCTT GATTGTGAGAGAGATATCGCAGAGGCCGGAGATGATGCTCCAGATGAGGTTAAGAATGAAAACATCATCAAGTTGTCCTGGGCTCTTGTTCACACAAGACAACCAGAAGATGTCCAGCGAGGAATAGCTTTGCTCGATG CCTCTCTTGAGACAGGTGGACTGAGGGAACTTACGAGAAGTCGACCGAGCCAACTTCAGATCAGGGATATGCTTTATATTCGCTCACTTGGACATTACATAAATCGTGACTTTATGAAGAGCATGAACGACGTGTGTCAATGTTTGGTG GATGCACCGGGATTCTGGCAAGGTTGGTACCTGAGGCGAACATTATTAAATCGGACCGAAACAG ACGGATTACTCGGCGCTCTCTTTTTTTATGCTGCCAGTGCAGCTGTGCCGGCTATTATGAAAGCAAGATCGCTTCGTAAGACATGA